The Mauremys mutica isolate MM-2020 ecotype Southern chromosome 20, ASM2049712v1, whole genome shotgun sequence genome contains the following window.
GTTCCAACCTTGGTGCCTAAACTCATGATTATTGTTACATACATTTTTGGTACGTCTAGGTACCAAAGACATAGGGACGGGTCGgaaagaggtcctggaggccaaatctAGGCtgttaggtaagagattaaagtccaggacctccatggtagcattctctgaaattctTCCAGATCTgtgtgcagggccagttagacagtcagaatgaatgaatgagacaATGGTGTTCAGAGGagagatttaggtttattaggaactggggaaccttttggggcAGGATGATTCTATACAGAAGGATGGGCTCcccctaaaccaaaatggaaccaggttGCTGGCATGTAAAAATAACAAGGTtgcagaggagtttttaaactaagggctgggggaaagctgataGGTGCAGAGAGAGGAGCACCCGGTTCAGACGGAGACATGCCTCAGGGGAgtatttattaaaggggatacgatatatcctagtaaagaggcgAGGCTTGAacttgataaagtacaggtaggaactgaagagaaacagtcaaatgaaaaaagtccCCTTCAGTTACCTCACATGAAGGCGGACAACGAAATACTGACAAatgttataagtgcttgtatacaaatgcacaAAGTCTAAATACTAGAAGGCTGAACTTGAGGGCCTGGTAGTAAATGATGATATTGATAGAACAGGCATCACAGacacttggtggaatgatgatgatCAGTGGGATACCGGAATGCCAGGGTACagaatatataggaatgacagaatagGTTGCACCTGTGGGGAAGGAcagtatatgtgaaagaaagaacAGAGTCAagtatagtaaaaatcttaaatgaatcaaacacaATTGTGCTTGTATAAGAGCGTAGccgtaggaatatactaccgccCACCTGACCAAGATGCTGCTAGTCgttatgaaatgctcagggagattagagtggctacaaaaacagaaaccaCAATAAAAATGGGAGATTTCAGTTATCCCGGtactgactgggaacatgtcacctctggatgggatgcagagagagAAGTTTTAGACATCATTAACGActacttcttggagcagcttgtcccggaacccacaaggggagaggcaattcttgattcagTCCTGAGTGGCGCACAGGAtcctggtccaagaggtgaatacagTTAAACCGTTTGGTAATAGCAGCCAAAATGTAATTAAATTGAATATCCTTATtaggggaaaataccaaagaaacccaccacaggagcatttaacttcagaaagggggactatgCAAAAATGAAGACGGTAGTTAAAttggaaattaaaaagaacaatcacaagagtgaaatgcctgcaagttgcatggaaactttttaaaaacaccataatagaggctcaaactaaatgtatcccccaaataaaaaaaagtaagagaagcattcaaggaagacaaattatttgcatcagtcttcactgcaaaggatgtgagggagattcccacacctcagccattctttttaggtgacagatctgaggaactgtccccgactgaggtgtcagtagaggggCTTTTGTAACAAATTGATAAatcaaacagtaataagtcaccgggaccagagggtatcactcaagagttctgaaggaactcaaatgtgcagaactactaactgtggtatgtaacctatcgcttaaattagcttctgtaccagatgactggagggtagctaatgtgacgccaatgcTTAAataaggctccagaggtgatcctggcaattccAGGCtggtgagcctaacttcagtaccaggcagattggttgaaactacagtaaagaacagaattgtcagacacgtagattaacacaatttgttggggaagagtcaacacagctgttgtaaagggaaatcaggcctcaccaatctattagaattctttgagaggttcaacaaacgtggacaagggtgatccagtggatacagtgtacttggatttccagaaagcctttgacaaggtccctcaccaaagctcTTAAGCGAAGTAggcagtcatgagataagagggaaggtgctctcatggatcaaagagatagggaacaaagggtaggaataaatgatcagttttcacagtggagagaggtaactagcgAGGTCCACCAAGGTCTGtagtgggaccagtgctgttcattatatccatagctgatctggaaaaaggggtaaacagtgacgtggcaaagtctgcagacaaTACAAGTTTACTGAAGATAGttcagtccaaagctgactgtgaagagttacaaagggatctcacaaaactgggtgactgggcaacaaaatggcagatgaaagtcaatgtggataaatgcaaagtaatgcacattggaaaacatcatcccaactctacatataaaatggtggagtctaaattagctgttaccactcaagagagagatcttggagtcactgtggatagttctctgaaaacatccactcaatgtgcagcggagtcaaaaaagcaatcagaatgttgggaatcattaggaaagggatagataataagacagaaaatatcgtattgcctctatataaatctatgatacgcccacaccttgaatactgcctgcagttctggtcactgCAGCTCAAAGAAAGAGAtatagaattggaaaaagtgcagGCCAATGAAAATGATGAGGGGATGGAGCAGCTTCCGTACGAGGAGAGATTTTAAAGACTAGGACAGTTCCGcgtagaaaagagacgactaagggggatctgagagaggtctataaaatcatgactggggtggagaaagcgaataaggAAGTGGTATTTGCCTCGTCACATGACAcacgaaccaggggtcacccagtgaaatgaaaaggcagcaggtttaaaaacaagcaaaaggaagcaATTCTTCACACGACgtacaatcaacctgtggaactcattgccgggggatactgtgaaggccaaaagtataactgggttgagaaaagaatgaaataagttcctggaggacaggccCGTccgtggctattagccaagatagtcagggatgcaccCAGTGCTCTGGTtttctctaaacctctgactgtcagatgCTAGGACTGGACAACAGGCATTGGATtgtttgatgattccctgttctgttcattccctctgggacacctggcattggccactgtcagaagacaggacactgggctagatggacctttggtctgacccagtctgactgttcttatgtttatGTGTAACCTCCTAGTATCTAACTGAGGTCAGGGCCCCGCTGTGTCCGGTGCTGCACATACCCATGGTCGATCTGTGCACAGCTGGCTAATTGTGCCTCATCGGAGTACTGAAAAGTGAACACGTCCCTTTAAGAGCAGGCTAACTGGGTTAAACTCACTTCCAGCAGGGCAGCTCCGGTGGCAGCTCCACCAAGCAATAGGCTCTTCTCTTTGATCAGGGAAACCAGCTTGCGGAAGCAGCCCTGAAGGGTGAAAAACACGGTGAGGCGCAGGCTGCTCTAAGAGCAATTGGAAACGAAAAGCGATGGCAGCCCATCCCCCGGTGGaatcccactggcttcagcacaCTTGCTGGGCAAACTGTGGTATCTTCCCTTCCCGACGGGGCGTGGAATTAGCCCCTGGGGGGCTGACTGGCCACCAGCCTATGGCTGTGCCTAAATCCATTGAGCTAAAGCACTTGCCAAAAGAGGCCTGTATACATTATTCCCCCACActttacagagagggaaactgaggcacgggggagtggcttgcccaaagtcatgcTGCAGGAAGAGCCAacccagtgccctgcccactaGGCCCCATGGCCTTCACTTAAGGGGTGCAAGGTGCTTTCTGGTTTTGAATTTAGAGCACATGGGCACCGATCCGGCCATGAGATCCCTGTGGGTGCAGGGAGACGTCCAGGCAGCATTCGCTGCAAGGTCAGGGTGCTGATCACTCCCCCTACACACTCCCTGGCTCCCTCCGACTCCAGCAGACCCAGGCTAGGCTTTTAACAGCACTATTCCCAGTTTCCTTTTCAACCCCCAAGCTGGGCCGCGACCTCCTGGTTGATGACCACGCTGCTGACGTTGCGTCCGTCGCATGCGGAGCTGGTTGGATCTTTGCAGCAGCTTTTGGGATAAGTCAGGTTGGTCCGTATTTGAAAGGCAGAGCCGGCAAAGTCTGTGTAGTTCTGAACCCCGCAGCAGTTCAGCTGGGAACGACACACAACAGGGTTTGTTAGAGGCCAGGGTCTCCAGcgtttaatttttccttcctaccTCCCTCTCCGGCTGTATCCCAACAGAACGTCCTcaattccagggccgcccagaggattgaggggcCTGGGGCGAAGCAATTTCGGGGTCCCCTTccgtaaaaaaaagttgcaatactctagaatccgatattctcgtgggggcccctgcagggcccggggcctggggcaaattgccccacttgcccccccctctgggcggccctgatcaaTTCTCCTTTGCTCACATGGTGATTTCACCAGAGGAGAAGCATGTTTAACCCTTCAGTTGCTATCAAATGCCTGCGTGGTAAACGCTGGGTGAAATTCTAAGGCCTGAGGTcgacaggtcagactagatgagcaaaATCCTCCCATCTTGTATTCTGGGGCGAGGTTTTTCCACCTTCTTGCGAAGCGTCAGAAATCAATCACAGCGCGAGATGGGACACCAGCCAGGACGGACCAGTGCTCTGGGCTGGTACAGAGACTCCTCCGTCTGGCTGGTGAATCtcactcacatgctcagggtcaccagatctggggttgggaagaaacCCCAGCTCAGATTGACAGGGCtctttcgccttcctccgcagtgTGGGGTGTAGGTCACTACTGGGGTCCTGGGGCTTGTCTCACCTAAGCAGTTGCCTGccatggcaggggctgcaggcatcGGTCACTCCTTGGTGGGCCCTAGTCTCTGCCCGTGGCTCACAAGACATTTGTCTCTGAGGCTTAGGCCGCTTTGATCTCACTAGTCACTGAGTGGCTTTGTGGCCTGTGCTGAACGGGGGCTCAGACTGGCGATCTCATCTGGCCTGAGACTGTGTGAAACTTCTGGCCCCAAAAATCTACACAGCAGATCCTCAGCACATGTGTATGGCCTGACTGCTTTGACCCCAGAGCAGCGTGATTCACACGGAGGATCTGGCCTGGAGACTCACTAGATGCTAGCGTTGAAGGGTGGGTGGGCATGTGGTTAAGATACTGCGGTGGGATCCAGTTCCCAGCTGTGTTACAGAACCACTTGGGCAAATCTGTGGGTCTCTTTTCCTGGTTGTAGGGTGGGCATACGGCCAGCCTCCCTTTCGCCTGTCCTGCctctttagattgtaaattctgctCTCTGTCTACGGCGTGTATGTACCAGCTGGGCATCTGCTCCCAACCTCTCTGCTATGATCCCCATGGTACCGATGGGGAACGGAtgcccagggagcccaggtgactggccccaggtcacacagggagtgcATGGGAGAGACGGGAACTGAACCAGGATTTTctgtcctaaccactagactgtCCTTCCTCTCACACCACCTTGTCACAGCAAGGACTGTCACTGTGTATGTGCAGCACCGAGCACACTGGGTAGGGCCTCTCGGAGCTATCGTAATACATGGGAACAAAATGTGTCGAGTCGTTTGACACCGGAGGCCTGGGGGGCGGCGGGTCCCCTACCTTCAGCATGAGTGCGTTCCAGCCATAGGACACGATATCATCGTGTTTGTAGCCGCTGTATTTCTTCTTCAAGGCAGCCAGCGATTTGTCTAGGACGATGCTGCGAGCCTTGAACGGGGGGAATGAAATGGGTCTAGAGccagaaaatattttctcttgaGATCCCAAAGTGTGGCCAAAGGTTTTCAGGGAGCGAGCCTCAGGTGGAGTAAATCAGAGCTGCTCCACCGAGCGCCGcggagcagagctgctggccacccGCTGAATATCTAGCCCAGAGACAGCAACGCAGCCGCGGGCCAGCCTCAGACTAGCCAGCTCACTTTGCCCTAGTGCGGGCCCCGATCCTGCACAGATTTACTCACGCACTTCACCTGACATCTATGGCTCCTGCAGTGGGTGGGTGGAAATGAAGCCCATGTGGAAATAAGGTGCAGGTACTGAACAGGTGGGGTAATTAGCCAGTGGATCAGATTCCCAAGGGATAGGGCAGGACATCTTTCTAGAGGAGACGCTCACTGGTCTGGATACAGGAATAACTAGGTGAAATTTTCTGGACCATGTTACGCTGGAGGTCGCACTAGATCATAACAATCCGTTTGAGCCTTAAATTCCGTGAATCTGTGCAAGGTCTGGGCCTTACCTTTGTAGATGTATATCCAAGCCAAAGGAGAATCGATCATATTTAAATTTGCCTTTATAAACAATAAGAATAATGCGGTAGGAATAATTCTAAAGCAAAGAGGAACCGTTTAATCGGTTAAGCATGAGGAGTGGGTAGACCTCAGTTAAAGCTGTGAGTTGGTTTTGAGGGACAGAGCTGGTGGGAGGGGcgatttcctttttcttttctttatgtgCGATGACATTTTTGACAAAACAGTTAGTCAGAATTCCACCTGCGCTCAGAGTCCAGGTGATCAGAACTTGGAGGGGAAATTTTGTCAACATTCTTTTATTTGGCCACCAAAAGTTCCAGATTTGGAAACTCTGGGCTCGTTCTTTGGTGCAGTGCGATTCGAATGAGACGTCACTAGATGTTTAGGGTCCCACGTGACTCCTGGATTTTCCAAGGAACTCACAAAAGTTGGCCACTTAACTTCCCTTTCGAAATGTCTCCCCATTTGGAAAAAGGACCCAGTCCCAAGGGACTCTTCTTTGTAGGATCGGGGCCTGAAACTTTGTCAAGGAAAATGAGAATTTCCCACCTCAGAAGGGAATTCTGGATACTCACGAAGGAGGTGAAAGCGAATACGACGACAGCTGCTGTGATTTCGGCGATGAAGATGACCAGGATTATTAAGAAGTACTGTGAGAGAGAGGAAATCGGAAGATCGGGAGGGATTGCCAGGTGAGGCACAGGAGTCAATCAAAGGATTTAGCTCAGAGGGGCTGTGGCTGCCCGAATGAACAGGAGGTCAGGGGCTAGGGGGTCATGCCCACCCAGAAGAGTCTTGACAGCTGCTGACTGAGAGGCTGTCTGCTAAACAAAGCGCTCACGTGGGTAGAAAGCAGCGCGCACGGTCGGAGTCCCCCCAGAACAGAGAGGGCTGCGGACCACATGAGCTGCCAAAGGGTTTAAGTGGTGTGTGGACTGTCCCACTCCCTCTGAACGGGCGTGAGTTTCACCCGCTAAGGATGGAAAAGAACAGCTTGTGACTGCAAGGGAGACGGCTGTTTAGTCATGGTGTAAGCGACGTCTAGGGCTGAATGTAGGGGGTAAATCACGTGGCTGTGCCAATGGGTGCATCGTACCGGCATGCACTGGCTCACCCCCCTCGCGGGCCGGGACTCCGCCCCGGCCGACGGCGGCTGTGTGCACTCACCGTCAGCAGGAGGCATCTGTTCTCTCTCACCGCGCCCCAGCAGCCCATGAACCCCAGCACGACCACCATGCTGCCCACCACGATGCAGAAGTACCCGACGTGGGCAAAGTACATCGAGCTGGCGCCCAAGACCCTGACGAAGGAGGCGCTTCCCAGTTTAATCCACAGGCCCAATCCCACCATGGTGCAGCCAACAGCCTGGGGAGAGAATAAACGTATACGCGCGTGTGTGCGTGTGAACTAGTGCGTGTGTGGGCCCTCCGGCTTGAGcgctccggccatgcccccgACTCGcccggggcagggagcagagatgcCAGCCCGGTGCCAGAGGGGCCTGAACATCACTGCGAGCTGCCCCCTCTGTGCCGGTCCACGGCCAGTCCCTCCTCCCCGCTCAAGAACTGAATGGAGGCTGCTGAGCACGACACACAGTTCCGACCAGCCGTGGGGAGACGTGAACTTCGGGTGAAAGGCTACGTTACCTGAAGGCCGAGGGCCAGATCCCCCGTTGATGTAAATCATTGTAGCTCCATCAGTGAAGACAGAGATTTACACCGGCTGAGAATCTAGCCCCTAAACTCTGGGGGAGGCAGCTGGGCACAGGACTGGCTGGTTTTCTTCTTTGCTCTGCCCCTGACCTGCTGCGTGACCATGAACGAGTTtcttccccgctctgtgcctcagtttcccctcccacccggtGCCTGGCTAggctgtgagctcttcagggcaggactgtctctcactctggGTCTATGCAGCCCCTGGCACCATGGGACCCTGGTGCCACCATAATACACCTAAATAAACGGGTGTCTGAGAACACAGGCTTACAAAGACAACGGCGTTGAAGCAAATCATGACAGTCTTCAGAGTGGCATAGCCAGTGCGCGAGGGAGCCATGGTGAAAACCGGTCAGCACGGCCGCTCGCAGAATGGGTTCTAGGCTGGAGAGACGGCAGAGAGATTTTCAGCTGGACTTGCTGCTGCAAACAGCTTCGTCTCAGATCCATTCCCACCTCGGTTTTAGGTTAAACCCACTAGCAACACAACACATTGTTGGAGGCTTTTACTTATGATGGGGCAAATGCTTTGATTTAAAAGCTGATGCTAGGCAGGGAGGCTGGTCTAGTGAGTACTGGCCTGGGGGCCAGGAGATTGGACTTTGCTTCCTGGCTCTGATCCAGACCCCTCATGTGACTGCGTCgttccgtgcctcggtttccccatctcagGGCGGGGAGGGTAATAATCCTTTGTCGAGTTAGACTGGAAGCTCCtcgggacagggactgtctgttGCTGTGCATttatgcagcacctggcacaccaGGACCCTGATCTTAGTTGAGAGGGtccgtgcagcgcctggcacagcgaGGCCCCAGTCAGCGCGTCCTATAAATAACGATCAGTGGTTGCGCTGAGAGGTTGTCACTGAGTTTGGGGGAACGGGGTCCCCGTGACGTGTGAAaatccagcccctccctccccccgcgggGGAGATTTCAGGACTCGACGATTGCCATGGCCTTACAGTGTCTGGGCTGTGGGAAGGAAAGCGCTTCTCCCCCCTCGCAGCCACCGTTAGCTTTAGCCCGGACTCTGCTGTGGGGGAAATTCGCCCCGCGTAGAGGGCTAGCAGGGGGCCTAGGCCGGCGCTTCCGTCTCCCTTCCCTGCGTCAAGGGCTTCGCCTCCCACCCACGATCCAGGCCGGGGCGTCCAGGGGCCGGCAGCCCTAGTGGGCGGCGTGGCGTGGCTGCCGCCCAGGCCTCGGGATCGAAACTCACAAGCCTGGAGCTGAGGGAGCGGCCGGCACGTTCGCTCTGAGCTGGTTCAGGGCCTGGAGTGTGAGTTTACGCACCCACGGGGCCTTGGGCTGGctcccctgagcctcctgccttggccggcctggctcccagccctgcaatGTGCCCCGGGGATCACGTGTCCTTGGCCCGGGCCCCTGCGCTCCGACTCGCCCGGCGCCTGCTGGGATTCCAACCGTCGCCCGATGGCTGttggaaggggccggggggaggggggaggcgggaTGGGGAGCAGGCTCCATTGTGAGACAGCGtctgcctccttcctccctaGGGGCCAGAGAGCGGGACGGTTATAGGGGCTGTGCCTTGGGACGGCTGTAGGGTGTCTATAGGGTCTGCAGTTTCCCATCGCTGTAGGTCTGTGGCTTGGGACTAAATCATATCTTCCCCCCAGAACAATAGGGGACCCCGTTCCGTCCGTGCCCACAAACCGAGGGCTGTTCTTTAGGTCCCGTGTGtgggaccccacccctctgccacaCCCTGCTACCCCCTGCCAGGAGCAGGGCCGTGCCAGCAGAGGGCacgggggccaggggcaggcTGAGCGGCACATGCTGGAACATGCAGCCCACGACTCTTCAGCTCCATTCAGCGGGAGATAGTTAAGGGGTGGGACTGGGACTCACGTGACATGGGTTTTGTTCCTGgctctccctgtgtgaccttggttaaGTCACTTCCTcgtcccgtgcctcagtttccccatctgtaaaatggagttctccttcctttgtctctttAGAATCTTTGGGGGCCAGGGACTGTTTGTACAGGGGACCTCTGAGTGCCACCATAACACAAACAATAAATAGGCACCAAAAAACCATCTTCCTTTGAGAAATTAATCAGACAATTGAATTCCAGAAGGATAAGAGTCACCCGTGGGGAATTTAAGATCGTGTGCGTCCATAATcccaagggtgaatttcactccaaAATGAGCAAAGGGAAatcttcttttttcccctccaaaaccCAGCTCTGCTCTTCCCAGAACCCCGTCACTTTCAAACAGCCACTCGCAATAGCCAAGTTAACAACGTCTGCATAGAAAGATCATGGATATTTAATTTATACAAATACAAGACATTGGCAGAAAAAACATGGTCGGATGCAGAAAACCAATGACACATTGTTGACTTGATCTTTTCCAAACACACACGAGGGAGGGAAAAGGGAGATGAAATATTTCATTAGAATTCAAGTTTGTGATGTGCTACATCAGTAACAGTGCATCGTTGAAGTGTTTCTCAGATTGTCAGGCATGTTTAAAGCTGTAGTGAGCACAGAGGGATGAATGGAATTCAGAATTATTCCCCCAAGTCTCTGCTTTCATTaaaagaaggggggagggagccaGTCTCTAGCTGTTACggctgcaaagaaaaccttcaaaatgtgaagTAACCGATGCAGTGacatctgcctgagtttgcagagagcctgaatcaGTCACTCTGAAAGGGGTGACCTGCCCTTTTCATTGCAACTCAGACGCAATGAGAGTACGTTAAAACGTCAACATGGCTCACTGTGTCACTGCTCATAGCATGTGACAAATGAAAGGAAGTACTGTAAGAGCTACATAAATGATCCTCAGTCAGTGCGTGTTTTGGGTAGGGTCTACAATAACACGTGGTAGGGGGCATGTTGGTTTCATTCTCTGCTTTTAGATGTTTAGACTGCCACCTTTAAGCTAATTGCTTGTTGAGCACACAAGAAAAACAAATCAGATCGAATTTATCATTGAAACATACACAAAAAATAGCATGGAAAAGATACCATCCCAATTTTCACTGTAGTCTCAGTGGCGTCGTATCCATCTGATTGCTCAGTGCTATTACAGATTGACAGGAAATATCAGTGATTAGTTATGAATAAGAAAAGTTTGGTTTCTCTCGCAGCGAACATCGGGAAGAGGCAAAGGCAGGAGGCGTTATGGACGGCAGGAGAGGCGGTTTGTGTTTCCGGTGGAAATCTCGTTTTTCAGGCGTTTGTCCCGATCTGACAATACAGAACCAGGGAAACGGCCATTGCTGCCAGCTGGGAACCAAGGGAACAAAGAGGGAGACATTTACAAAGAGTTCATAGATTTTCAGATCAtaatagatcaggggtggccaacccgcggctccggagccacctgcggctcttcagaggttaatatgcggctccttgtacaggcaccgactccggggctggagctacaggcgccaactttccagtgggtcgggggtgctcactgctcagcccctggctctgccacaggccctgcccccactccaccccttcccgcccctcccctgagcctgccccatcctcgctcctccccccagagcctcctgcaccccacgaaacagctgatcgggaggtgcggggagggagggggaggcgctgatcagcaggTCTGCCGGTGGGCaggtgctgtgggggggctgctgactattactgtggctctttggcaatgtacatggggaaattctggctccttctcaggctcaggttggccaccctgtaATAGATCAttagatcttctagtctgacatcctgtagAACAGGCCAGAGAATCCCCCCCgtccacactgcactgtaaaccCGGGGCTGCAGGGCCTGGACTTGTGGCCTCTTTCCACGCCTGCACTTGAGCCTCCGAGCTGGGTTTACCGTGGCTAGACCCGGGTCTCACAGCCGGGCTGACACGTCCACACTGCGCTCCGCTGaccttctgactcaggtttgTGGCTTgcgctgtgtccacactgcaaagtgaCAGGGCTCGGACCTGAGCCTCAGCAGGACTCGGGCTCAGAACCACCCCCCTTAGCAGGGTGCTGGGACCCGGCCCTGAGCGGTTGCCGACCCAAGTCACACGGATGTGTGCTTGGACGGAAGCAAGGTTTGGGCTCAAACGGCAGTCAGAGCTCAGGGTGCAGTGTGAACATACTGCAAGGACTGCATTTCTCCAGCCCTCGGCTCATAGTTCATGGGAGTGGCCCACAAGCTATTACAGCCATTCACTCCTGGTGTGACGCTGGGGGCAGTTTAAACTCCACTCCCCGAACAGCTATTCCAATGCCTCTCACGCCTATCCCGCCATATCCCCGGCTTCTCAACGTCACGCCTGAGCTCTGACACCGCCAAACTTTTCAAGCCAAGATGCCGAGGGGCACGATCCAAGGAAAGATGACtgtcccccattttacaggtcaggaaaccgaggcacggagcaggggcaaggggtggtggggggagttACTTGCCAGAGGTTACCCAGCAAGGCAGTAGCAGAGCCAGTTCTCATGAGTCGTAGCCCATGAGTATGCCACAAAAGCGTCAAGCGTACCTCAAGCACACCGATTCCTAACGCCACCCCTCCAACGATCCTCCCGTTCCTGCTCAGGAAGGTCTGGAACTCATGCAAGCAGCcctgggaagggaaagagaaTCACAGATGCAACAGCGGGGCCAGTGCATCTCCTCTCGGCTCTAGTGGCAGCCTCTCCCCACAACGGCCCATAGCAGCTCGTTAACCAGGGATGAGATTATAATATCAAACCTAGGGCCAGATGCTCTGTTGGTGTGAAAAACCAACGGCAGTTCCACAAACTGTCCCGGGGAAAGTTTCttcttaggccaggtctatactagaCAGGGTTGGCTGATAGAGCTATGCAGCTTTATCAGCAAATCCTCCTAGTGGAGATGCAGCATCTCCCAGCAGAAGAGTTCATagaggtgaccagacagcaagcagggcaattccTTTGTCTTGGAATCTCAATCCAACCAGTTTTCCCgggagcaactctgcctcaagaacTGACGAATCAGAGCCCGAGGCAGACAGCAAACTCTACCCAGAGTCTTGCTAACCCAAAACGAAGAACACAGAATTTCTTCCCAAGACTGAAAACTTGCTCAGACTGCTAAAAAAAGAAGAATTTGGAAGACCGCGTATGTCAGCGCCACTCCTATGGCAAATACCTTGCTAAGCTCTCTTCCTTACCTGCTTGGTGCTGTCCAGTTCAGATTCCAGGCATTCATGCTTGGGCGGCAGGCAGCAGCCCGTGGGATAAGTCTGGCTGTGAGTTTGGTAGAAGTAGGAGCTGTTGAAGTCCTTGTAGTTGTTGAAGCCACAGCACTTCAGCTAGAACGAGAATGCCAGCTGGTTTACAGCCGCAGCCACGGTTTAGATTCACGGCCAGGACGGTTTGACTGCTGGGAGGATGCGGCTGTTCACACAGGCAGTGTTGTAAAACCCTTGCCCTGCCCGGAGAGTGGATCACAGAGGCCGGATCGCTAGCGGGAGTGGGTGGCTTTGCATTTAGCttggctgggatgcaggagatctACATTCAGTTCCTAGCTCAGCTGTACAGTCCCTGGGTGCAagattctgtgcctcagtttcccccatctg
Protein-coding sequences here:
- the TSPAN16 gene encoding tetraspanin-16, with the translated sequence MAPSRTGYATLKTVMICFNAVVFAVGCTMVGLGLWIKLGSASFVRVLGASSMYFAHVGYFCIVVGSMVVVLGFMGCWGAVRENRCLLLTYFLIILVIFIAEITAAVVVFAFTSFARSIVLDKSLAALKKKYSGYKHDDIVSYGWNALMLKLNCCGVQNYTDFAGSAFQIRTNLTYPKSCCKDPTSSACDGRNVSSVVINQEGCFRKLVSLIKEKSLLLGGAATGAALLELAAMMVSLMLYVKLG